Proteins from a single region of Salinisphaera sp. T31B1:
- the htpX gene encoding zinc metalloprotease HtpX, whose translation MNMIRTTALLAGLTVLLVLVGRMIGGNAGMVLALGFAAVMNFGSYWYSDKLVLKMHGARPVDEASAPELYRVVRELSQRAGLPMPAVYIMASDTPNAFATGRNPEHAAVAATAGLLRIMNRDELRGVLAHELAHVRHRDTLISAIAATFAGAIAMLANIAQFSMIFGGGRDNNNGGLIGSLAMIFLAPLAASLIQMAVSRSREYAADAGGAEISGNAMGLASALRKLEQGNHAHPMDSAQRNPTTAHMFIVNPLFGGKFGKLFSTHPDTAERIRRLEAIARGGTA comes from the coding sequence ATGAACATGATTCGTACCACGGCCCTGCTGGCCGGCCTGACCGTGTTGCTGGTGCTGGTGGGCCGCATGATCGGCGGCAATGCGGGCATGGTGCTCGCGCTGGGTTTCGCGGCTGTGATGAACTTCGGCAGCTACTGGTATTCGGACAAGCTCGTGCTCAAGATGCACGGCGCTCGGCCGGTGGACGAAGCCTCGGCGCCGGAGTTGTACCGTGTGGTGCGGGAATTGTCCCAGCGAGCCGGCCTTCCGATGCCCGCGGTCTATATCATGGCCTCGGACACCCCGAATGCTTTTGCAACCGGACGCAACCCCGAGCATGCGGCTGTTGCAGCCACTGCCGGGCTGCTCCGAATCATGAATCGCGATGAATTGCGCGGCGTGCTGGCCCACGAGCTCGCGCACGTGCGGCATCGCGATACGCTCATCAGCGCCATTGCCGCCACGTTTGCCGGTGCGATCGCCATGTTGGCGAATATCGCCCAGTTCTCCATGATCTTCGGCGGTGGTCGCGACAATAACAACGGCGGGCTGATCGGCAGTCTGGCCATGATCTTTCTCGCGCCGCTAGCGGCCAGCCTGATTCAGATGGCCGTGTCCCGTTCTCGAGAGTACGCCGCCGACGCCGGCGGGGCCGAGATATCGGGCAACGCCATGGGCCTGGCAAGTGCCTTGCGCAAGCTCGAGCAGGGCAATCATGCTCATCCCATGGACAGCGCCCAGCGTAATCCGACCACTGCGCACATGTTCATCGTCAATCCGTTGTTCGGTGGCAAGTTCGGCAAATTGTTCTCTACCCATCCCGACACCGCGGAGCGTATCCGTCGGCTCGAGGCCATCGCGCGAGGCGGGACAGCCTGA
- a CDS encoding sulfite exporter TauE/SafE family protein, whose amino-acid sequence MQKLLLFGIAGFIAQLVDGAIGMGYGLTSSSILLALGVTPAVASASIHLAEIATTAASGTSHYRLGNVDTRLVRRMLLPGVVGAFSGACFLSWIPGTLIKPYVSIFLLGLGIFILATYLRERSTTPASSELPRWKLIPLSLVAGFFDSVGGGGWGPISTPVLMAHKGIEPRKVIGSVDTSEFAVTIAGTLGFLVALGVGQINWTWVAIFAVSGLFAAPLAAWLVRIMPAQILGVVIGGAIVLINLNTLTQSFDVQIVFRQALLIGALLFWVGALLVILRRHRQPIYGDSH is encoded by the coding sequence ATGCAAAAACTCTTACTGTTCGGCATCGCCGGCTTCATCGCCCAGCTCGTGGACGGCGCCATCGGCATGGGCTACGGCCTGACCTCGTCGTCGATATTGCTCGCACTGGGCGTCACACCGGCCGTGGCGTCGGCCTCGATCCATCTGGCCGAGATCGCGACCACCGCCGCCTCGGGCACCTCGCACTACCGTCTGGGCAACGTCGATACCCGCCTGGTCCGTCGCATGCTCTTGCCGGGCGTTGTCGGCGCGTTCTCGGGGGCCTGCTTTCTGAGCTGGATCCCCGGCACCCTGATCAAGCCGTACGTCTCGATCTTCCTGCTGGGCCTCGGCATCTTCATCCTGGCGACCTATCTTCGCGAACGCAGCACAACGCCGGCGAGCTCGGAGCTGCCGCGCTGGAAGCTGATCCCGTTGTCGCTGGTCGCCGGGTTCTTCGACAGCGTCGGCGGCGGCGGATGGGGGCCGATCTCGACACCGGTCTTGATGGCGCACAAGGGCATCGAGCCACGCAAGGTAATCGGATCGGTGGATACCTCCGAGTTCGCGGTCACCATTGCCGGCACGCTCGGTTTTCTCGTCGCCCTCGGCGTCGGCCAGATCAACTGGACCTGGGTCGCGATCTTTGCCGTGAGCGGCCTGTTCGCCGCGCCGCTGGCCGCCTGGCTCGTACGGATCATGCCGGCACAGATACTGGGCGTGGTCATCGGCGGCGCGATCGTGCTGATCAATCTCAACACGCTGACCCAGTCGTTCGATGTGCAGATCGTGTTTCGACAGGCGCTACTGATCGGTGCGCTGCTGTTCTGGGTAGGCGCCTTGCTGGTGATACTGCGTCGACACCGGCAACCGATCTACGGCGACAGCCACTAG
- a CDS encoding cytochrome b/b6 domain-containing protein, translating to MTHDDTTGYHPLARAFHWLVAVLVFAVWPLGAVIEYVKDDAKTSFYLWHESLGFTVLWLMLARLCVRFLTRRPPRPAMPRWQAGLADSVQWALYLALIAMPISGFLATNAHGFPLEWFGLLPVWSPIGKAPDLAPVLSSIHGWISWTILALVITHVLGALYHRIWRHDDLLSRML from the coding sequence ATGACGCATGACGACACTACGGGCTATCACCCGCTCGCTCGCGCCTTCCACTGGCTGGTGGCGGTGCTGGTATTCGCTGTCTGGCCGCTCGGCGCGGTGATCGAGTACGTCAAGGACGATGCCAAGACTTCGTTCTATCTATGGCACGAGTCGTTAGGCTTCACGGTGCTATGGCTGATGCTGGCTCGACTGTGTGTGCGTTTTCTCACCCGCAGGCCGCCACGCCCGGCCATGCCGCGCTGGCAGGCGGGTCTGGCCGACAGCGTGCAATGGGCGTTGTATCTGGCCTTGATCGCCATGCCGATCAGCGGATTTCTCGCCACCAACGCGCACGGTTTTCCGCTGGAGTGGTTCGGTCTGCTGCCGGTGTGGAGCCCGATCGGCAAGGCGCCGGACCTCGCGCCCGTGCTGTCCAGCATCCACGGCTGGATCAGCTGGACCATACTCGCGCTGGTCATCACCCACGTGCTCGGCGCGCTATACCACCGGATCTGGCGCCACGACGACCTGCTCTCGCGCATGCTCTAG
- a CDS encoding ABC transporter permease, with protein sequence MNFNAIAAIYKFEMARTWRTLFQSVVSPVISTSLYFVVFGSAIGSRITEVQGVSYGAFIVPGLIMLSLMTQSISNASFAIYFPKFIGTVYELLSAPISYVEIVISYVGAAATKSAVLGLIILGTSTFFVPLQIAHPFWMLAFLALTAITFSLFGFIIGIWADNFEKLQVVPLLIVTPLTFLGGTFYSIDMLPPIWQKITLLNPVVYLVSGFRWSFYDVADVSVGLSLGMIAVFLAACLALIAWIFKTGYRLKS encoded by the coding sequence ATGAACTTCAACGCGATAGCCGCCATCTACAAGTTCGAAATGGCCCGGACCTGGCGCACCCTGTTCCAGAGCGTGGTCTCGCCGGTGATCTCCACCTCGCTGTATTTCGTGGTCTTCGGCTCGGCCATCGGCTCGCGTATCACCGAGGTCCAGGGTGTGAGCTACGGCGCATTCATTGTGCCCGGCCTGATCATGCTCTCGCTGATGACCCAGAGCATCTCCAACGCGTCCTTCGCGATCTATTTCCCGAAGTTCATCGGCACCGTCTACGAGCTGCTTTCGGCGCCGATTTCGTATGTGGAGATCGTGATCAGCTATGTCGGCGCGGCGGCGACCAAATCCGCGGTCCTCGGGCTGATCATCCTCGGCACATCCACGTTCTTCGTACCCCTGCAGATCGCACATCCGTTCTGGATGCTCGCCTTTCTGGCGCTTACCGCCATCACCTTCAGCCTGTTCGGCTTCATCATCGGTATCTGGGCCGACAACTTCGAAAAGCTGCAGGTGGTGCCGCTGCTCATCGTCACCCCGCTGACCTTTCTGGGCGGTACGTTCTATTCGATCGACATGCTGCCGCCGATCTGGCAGAAGATCACGCTGCTCAACCCGGTGGTCTATCTCGTCAGCGGTTTTCGCTGGAGTTTCTATGACGTGGCCGATGTCAGCGTGGGCCTGAGCCTGGGCATGATCGCGGTGTTTCTGGCCGCGTGCCTGGCTCTGATCGCCTGGATATTCAAGACCGGCTATCGGCTCAAGTCCTGA
- a CDS encoding ABC transporter ATP-binding protein has translation MQPIISIRDLSKTYDSGFQALKHVDLDIPAGRIFALLGPNGAGKTTLISVICGIVNPSAGQVLADGYDIITDYRAARSRIGLVPQELNVEAFETVWATVSFSRGLFGKPKNPAHIEKVLRDLALWDKRNSMIMTLSGGMKRRVMIAKALAHEPSILFLDEPTAGVDVELRRSMWEVVRSLQAHGVTIILTTHYLEEAEQMADRIGVINAGEIVLVENKDELMRQLGEKRLTLHLQDTLETVPDALAPHDLALTDAGQALIYTYNANDRRTGINSLFRDLDAAGVRLRDVDTQQSSLEEIFVGLVHNRDDA, from the coding sequence TTGCAGCCGATCATATCGATACGAGACCTGTCCAAGACCTACGACTCCGGATTCCAGGCGCTCAAGCACGTAGATCTGGATATCCCGGCCGGCCGGATCTTCGCCCTGCTGGGCCCCAACGGGGCCGGCAAGACCACGCTGATCAGCGTGATCTGCGGCATCGTCAACCCCAGCGCAGGTCAGGTGCTGGCCGACGGCTACGACATCATCACCGACTATCGGGCCGCGCGTTCACGCATCGGTCTGGTGCCACAGGAACTCAACGTCGAGGCCTTCGAGACGGTATGGGCGACGGTGAGTTTCTCGCGCGGACTGTTCGGCAAACCGAAAAACCCTGCCCATATCGAGAAGGTGCTGCGGGATCTGGCCCTGTGGGACAAGCGCAACAGCATGATCATGACGCTGTCCGGCGGCATGAAGCGACGCGTGATGATCGCCAAGGCGCTGGCGCATGAACCGTCGATCCTGTTCCTGGACGAACCCACCGCCGGTGTCGACGTCGAACTGCGCCGCAGCATGTGGGAGGTGGTGCGTTCGCTGCAGGCGCACGGCGTGACCATCATTCTGACCACGCACTATCTTGAAGAGGCCGAACAGATGGCCGACCGTATCGGCGTGATCAACGCCGGCGAGATCGTGCTGGTGGAGAACAAGGACGAACTCATGCGTCAGCTCGGCGAAAAGCGCCTCACGCTGCATCTGCAGGACACCCTGGAGACCGTGCCGGACGCGCTGGCGCCACACGACCTGGCGCTCACCGACGCGGGCCAGGCCCTGATCTATACCTATAACGCCAACGACCGACGGACCGGTATCAACAGCCTGTTCCGCGACCTGGACGCCGCGGGCGTACGCCTGCGCGACGTCGACACCCAGCAGAGCTCGCTCGAAGAGATCTTCGTGGGGCTGGTGCACAACCGGGACGACGCATGA
- a CDS encoding MBL fold metallo-hydrolase, which produces MAGPPAQGIEALATADGPITLYPVHHASFVMRWNGHTIYVDPVGPAERYAGLGAPDLVLITHGHGDHLDTDTLDALDTGDALMVMPQAVADGLDMSHGKTRRVMANGDRIDTHGMTVDAMPMYNLPETPDSRHPKGWGNGYVLNMGGKRIYISGDTEGTDEMRALENIDLAFVCMNLPYTMGVEQAADAVAEFAPATVYPYHYRGQDIERFKTLVNQANPNVTVRLYDWYASPDA; this is translated from the coding sequence ATGGCCGGCCCGCCCGCGCAGGGGATCGAGGCGCTGGCCACCGCCGACGGCCCGATCACGTTGTATCCGGTCCATCATGCAAGTTTCGTGATGCGCTGGAACGGCCACACGATCTATGTCGATCCGGTAGGCCCGGCCGAACGGTATGCCGGGCTCGGTGCGCCGGACCTGGTGCTGATCACCCACGGTCATGGCGATCATCTGGATACTGATACGCTCGACGCGCTGGATACCGGCGATGCGCTGATGGTGATGCCGCAGGCGGTCGCCGATGGACTGGACATGTCCCATGGAAAGACACGCCGCGTTATGGCCAACGGCGACCGTATCGATACGCACGGCATGACCGTTGATGCCATGCCCATGTACAACCTGCCCGAAACGCCCGATTCACGGCACCCCAAAGGCTGGGGCAATGGCTACGTGCTGAACATGGGCGGCAAACGGATCTATATATCGGGCGACACCGAAGGCACCGATGAAATGCGCGCGCTCGAGAATATCGACCTGGCGTTCGTGTGCATGAATCTGCCCTATACCATGGGTGTGGAGCAGGCGGCCGATGCGGTGGCCGAGTTCGCGCCGGCCACGGTGTATCCGTATCACTACCGCGGCCAAGATATCGAACGATTCAAGACGCTGGTCAACCAGGCCAATCCGAATGTCACGGTGCGTCTATATGACTGGTACGCAAGCCCGGATGCATGA
- a CDS encoding CsbD family protein: MVDEDRKKGTADKVKGTIKEGVGKLTGDEQKEAEGKAQKNKGKTQDKVGQAKDKVRDKLNK, encoded by the coding sequence ATGGTTGATGAAGATCGCAAGAAAGGCACCGCCGACAAGGTCAAGGGCACCATCAAGGAAGGTGTCGGCAAGTTGACCGGCGACGAGCAGAAGGAAGCCGAGGGCAAAGCCCAGAAGAACAAGGGCAAGACCCAGGACAAGGTCGGCCAGGCCAAGGACAAGGTTCGCGACAAGCTGAACAAGTAG